The Gemmata palustris genome includes a region encoding these proteins:
- a CDS encoding transposase family protein, translating to MDLRAVPRRSTTWAVVLTPPARVGPFSVGSLVRPIATKRITVESIGSYFESLTDPRHAQHRNHLFIDIMVIAVCGLVCGYDGPTTIRRWTSRVLIS from the coding sequence GTGGACTTGCGCGCGGTGCCGCGCCGTTCTACCACTTGGGCAGTGGTTCTCACGCCGCCCGCACGCGTGGGTCCGTTCTCCGTCGGAAGCCTGGTGCGCCCTATTGCAACCAAGCGGATCACCGTTGAATCGATCGGTTCCTATTTCGAGTCCCTGACCGACCCTCGGCATGCTCAGCACCGCAATCACTTGTTCATCGACATCATGGTGATCGCGGTGTGTGGCCTGGTGTGCGGTTATGACGGACCGACGACCATTCGCCGGTGGACCTCGCGCGTGCTGATCTCGTGA
- a CDS encoding Hpt domain-containing protein, whose product MGGEDTGDLAMLELFRAELDSHLPVLSEGLLALEKNSDQPKWFEALMRAAHSIKGAARIVGVEGAVRVAHVLEDCFVAAQQRDIRLGPGAVDVLLRGVDVLGSFSRTSAPPLTDAGLGEVVAAIAALRQQKEPELAPSTGSALLRLPDLVATGCEHLRQQLVEHRQRGATSYCLDFDHVREIEPAALTVLALFACVPCRDGSAPRIEVTRVRPEVSRVLHLTGLDTSWTVLPGQER is encoded by the coding sequence ATGGGCGGCGAGGACACGGGCGATCTCGCGATGCTCGAGTTGTTCCGGGCAGAGTTGGACAGCCATTTGCCCGTTCTCAGCGAGGGGTTGCTGGCCCTTGAAAAGAACAGTGACCAGCCCAAGTGGTTCGAGGCGCTGATGCGCGCGGCCCATTCCATCAAGGGCGCCGCCCGTATCGTCGGCGTCGAAGGGGCGGTGCGGGTCGCACACGTTCTGGAAGATTGCTTCGTCGCCGCTCAGCAACGGGACATTCGCCTCGGCCCCGGCGCGGTCGACGTGTTGCTCCGCGGGGTCGATGTGCTCGGGAGCTTTTCACGGACCAGTGCGCCGCCGCTTACGGACGCGGGGCTCGGCGAAGTCGTCGCTGCGATTGCGGCCCTGCGCCAGCAAAAGGAGCCTGAACTTGCGCCGTCAACGGGTTCCGCTTTGTTGCGGTTGCCGGACCTGGTCGCGACCGGCTGCGAGCACCTGCGCCAGCAGCTCGTTGAGCACCGACAGCGCGGGGCCACGTCTTACTGCCTCGACTTCGACCACGTTCGCGAGATCGAACCGGCCGCTCTGACGGTGCTCGCGCTCTTTGCTTGCGTGCCGTGCCGCGACGGGTCTGCGCCGCGCATTGAGGTGACACGTGTGCGACCCGAGGTGAGCCGCGTGCTGCACCTCACCGGTCTCGACACATCTTGGACGGTGCTCCCGGGGCAGGAGCGATGA
- a CDS encoding hybrid sensor histidine kinase/response regulator yields MISTNQELLNEFVGESREHLTTVAEELLALEKASGADRQQRLDRLFRAVHSVKGSASLVGCHQIADLAHSLETIFDRVRQGTLAQTAHLTDGLLTGADLIRALLDDAANSNDVDIGDAIARLEGLLAESPAPHSEVAPTHALRIDLDAYVRRTGRSLTRFFADLEANGQVREPCLLLPEHDIGKGLPGGPVRYECQYTSTVPLELLAEQLRLQLTEFNAAAPEPTEPKPAEPEPAEPEPPAAEDAEPQVIARTEPASRPETERPSSVRISVQILDRLMNLAGELVLVRNQAMQAADPTDSQMRQIVQRLNGVTTDVQQVVMLTRMQPVGNLFSKFSRLVRDVSRKLGKQIELTTRGTEVELDKAILEELADPLTHLVRNCCDHGIEKPAERIAAGKVPQGHVLLHAHHEGGQIRIEVRDDGRGIDPQRVRHKALERGLKSAAELGALSDTELQALVLLPGFSTADNVTELSGRGVGMDVVRTNIEHLGGNLQIESAPGTGTCMHLRLPLTLAIIPCLTVVVGDQRYAIAQKDLEELVCLSGRVGTGKVERTHDQEVYRLRGRLLPLVRLGEVLARPEPFTAATRAEIMNRHRDQTPGLTYIAVVKVGSARFGLVVDRLLNTEEIVVKSIHPLLKPLRCYSGSTIMGDGRVVLILDIEGVARHAGVSFEDARQAPPVRGAGGTESQTVLLFQYGPREQFAIPVVMIRRIEEIRVSRIERVGDREFWNLHGQAVRVLRLDNYLKVSPPVESDTMYLLLPKNLRQPMGILLSRILDTQSLAIQIDTESHHQDGLMGTAIIHDRMTLFPHLYRLGERMEAEDRAASETQNRKAPARRKRILLVEDTQFFRQVVKSTLEDEGYEVLTAVNGALGLREISRNQYDLVVSDINMPEMDGWDMARAVREQLGNHELPMLALTTLSSDRDRNRALESGFNAHEVKLARESFLATVARLLAPGGATAGEEGKHG; encoded by the coding sequence ATGATTTCGACAAATCAGGAACTTCTGAACGAATTCGTCGGCGAGTCACGTGAGCACCTCACCACCGTTGCTGAGGAACTGCTAGCGCTCGAAAAGGCGAGCGGGGCGGACCGGCAGCAGCGGCTCGACCGGTTGTTTCGCGCCGTGCATTCCGTCAAAGGATCTGCCAGTTTGGTCGGCTGCCACCAGATTGCGGACCTGGCTCACTCGCTGGAAACGATTTTCGACCGCGTCCGCCAGGGCACACTCGCGCAGACCGCGCATCTGACGGACGGTTTGCTGACCGGCGCGGATCTGATCCGCGCGCTACTCGACGACGCGGCCAACAGCAACGACGTAGACATTGGCGATGCGATTGCGCGGCTGGAGGGCTTGCTCGCCGAATCACCCGCACCGCACTCGGAAGTTGCGCCCACGCACGCGCTTCGGATCGATCTGGACGCTTACGTCCGCCGAACGGGTCGCTCGCTCACTCGTTTTTTTGCCGATCTGGAAGCAAACGGTCAGGTGCGAGAGCCGTGCCTGCTTCTTCCCGAACACGACATCGGCAAGGGATTGCCGGGCGGCCCCGTTCGCTACGAGTGCCAGTACACCTCGACGGTTCCGCTCGAACTTCTAGCCGAGCAACTCCGGTTGCAATTGACAGAGTTCAATGCCGCAGCACCAGAACCCACGGAGCCAAAACCAGCAGAGCCCGAACCCGCGGAACCCGAACCGCCTGCCGCAGAAGACGCAGAGCCACAGGTTATTGCCCGCACGGAGCCGGCCAGTAGGCCCGAAACCGAGCGGCCGAGCAGCGTGCGCATCAGCGTGCAAATCCTGGATCGCCTGATGAATCTGGCCGGCGAGCTGGTCCTGGTTCGCAACCAGGCCATGCAAGCGGCCGACCCGACCGACTCGCAAATGCGGCAAATCGTCCAGCGCCTCAACGGCGTGACGACCGACGTCCAACAGGTCGTCATGCTCACGCGGATGCAACCGGTCGGCAACCTCTTCTCCAAGTTCTCCCGGCTCGTTCGGGACGTGTCCCGCAAACTGGGCAAGCAGATCGAGTTGACCACGCGCGGCACGGAAGTTGAACTGGACAAAGCTATTCTGGAAGAACTCGCCGACCCGCTGACGCACCTGGTCCGCAACTGCTGTGACCACGGCATCGAGAAACCGGCCGAGCGCATCGCCGCCGGGAAGGTCCCCCAAGGGCACGTCCTGCTCCACGCCCACCACGAGGGCGGGCAGATCCGCATCGAGGTCCGCGACGACGGCCGCGGCATCGATCCGCAGCGCGTGCGCCACAAGGCCCTCGAGCGCGGGCTGAAATCCGCGGCCGAGTTGGGCGCCCTTAGCGACACGGAGTTACAAGCACTCGTCCTCTTGCCCGGCTTCTCCACCGCGGACAACGTCACCGAATTGTCCGGGCGCGGCGTCGGCATGGACGTCGTGCGCACCAACATCGAACACCTCGGCGGCAACCTGCAGATCGAATCGGCGCCCGGCACGGGCACTTGCATGCACTTGCGCCTGCCGTTGACCCTGGCCATCATCCCGTGCCTGACCGTGGTGGTCGGCGACCAGCGCTACGCCATCGCGCAGAAGGATCTGGAAGAACTCGTTTGTCTGAGCGGCCGGGTCGGAACCGGAAAGGTCGAACGCACGCACGACCAGGAGGTTTATCGCCTCCGCGGTCGGCTCTTGCCGCTCGTTCGTCTCGGCGAGGTGCTGGCGCGGCCCGAGCCGTTCACGGCCGCGACCCGGGCGGAGATCATGAACCGGCACCGGGACCAGACACCGGGGCTGACGTACATCGCCGTCGTCAAGGTGGGGAGCGCGCGCTTCGGGCTGGTGGTCGACCGCTTGCTCAACACCGAAGAGATCGTCGTCAAGTCGATCCACCCGCTCCTCAAACCGCTGCGCTGTTATTCGGGTTCGACGATTATGGGCGACGGGCGCGTGGTGCTGATTCTCGATATCGAGGGCGTCGCCCGACACGCCGGGGTGTCCTTCGAGGACGCGCGCCAGGCGCCGCCGGTGCGGGGCGCCGGCGGGACGGAGTCGCAGACGGTTCTGCTCTTCCAGTACGGTCCGCGCGAACAGTTCGCTATCCCCGTCGTCATGATCCGGCGCATCGAAGAGATTCGAGTTTCGCGGATCGAGCGCGTCGGCGACCGCGAATTTTGGAACCTCCACGGGCAGGCGGTCCGCGTGCTCCGGCTCGATAATTATCTGAAGGTCTCGCCGCCGGTCGAGTCGGACACGATGTACCTGCTCCTGCCGAAGAACTTGCGCCAGCCGATGGGAATCCTGTTGAGCCGGATCCTCGACACCCAGTCGCTGGCGATCCAGATCGACACCGAGAGCCACCACCAGGACGGGCTCATGGGCACGGCGATCATCCACGACCGTATGACCCTCTTCCCGCACCTGTACCGACTGGGCGAGCGCATGGAAGCGGAGGATCGCGCCGCCAGCGAGACGCAGAACCGGAAGGCGCCCGCGCGGCGCAAGCGCATACTCCTCGTCGAGGACACGCAGTTCTTTCGCCAGGTCGTCAAGAGCACTCTGGAGGACGAGGGGTACGAAGTGCTCACCGCGGTCAACGGCGCGCTGGGCCTCCGCGAGATCAGTCGGAACCAGTACGACCTCGTGGTTTCGGACATCAACATGCCCGAGATGGACGGCTGGGACATGGCGCGGGCGGTTCGCGAGCAGCTCGGCAACCACGAGCTTCCCATGCTGGCGCTGACCACACTCAGCAGCGACCGCGACCGGAACCGCGCCCTGGAAAGTGGCTTCAACGCCCACGAGGTGAAACTGGCGCGTGAGAGCTTTTTAGCGACCGTGGCCCGTTTGCTCGCGCCGGGTGGGGCCACAGCGGGCGAGGAAGGTAAGCATGGATAA
- a CDS encoding DUF1559 domain-containing protein has protein sequence MSFPKHRRSAFTLIELLVVIAIIAILIGLLLPAVQKVREAAARMKCSNNLKQLGLALHAHHDAANGFPAGWKTTGNSSTGYWGWSVWVLPYLEQQNLYNQLSPTTRTFQAAFQSNLTLFQTPLSVYMCPSDTVAPLNTNRQFLVMTGTKTPVAISNYPGSGGNDGDTGLFQGDKQIRIGDVSDGTSNTLAVGERKSKDNGFAALWAGFSEASGETVGGSGGAQGCVRAYTYYRMPDGVTNTGVTYPDLAYSSQHTGGTNFALCDGSVRFISTGIAWTDPNTPKTSSAFGTFNRLGDRADGLPVSDF, from the coding sequence ATGTCCTTTCCCAAACATCGTCGTTCGGCGTTTACGCTGATCGAACTGTTAGTCGTCATTGCGATCATCGCGATCCTGATCGGCCTGCTACTACCCGCGGTCCAGAAGGTCCGCGAAGCGGCCGCGCGCATGAAATGTTCTAACAACCTCAAACAGCTCGGGCTGGCGCTCCACGCCCACCACGACGCGGCGAACGGCTTCCCGGCCGGTTGGAAGACGACGGGCAACTCCTCAACGGGGTACTGGGGCTGGAGCGTTTGGGTGCTCCCGTACCTGGAACAACAGAACCTTTACAACCAACTGAGCCCGACCACCCGCACGTTTCAAGCGGCGTTCCAGAGCAACCTCACACTCTTTCAGACCCCGCTCTCCGTGTACATGTGCCCGTCGGACACCGTGGCCCCTCTGAACACCAACCGCCAGTTTTTGGTGATGACCGGTACGAAGACGCCCGTCGCCATCTCCAACTACCCCGGTAGCGGCGGCAACGACGGGGACACCGGGCTGTTTCAGGGCGACAAGCAGATCCGGATCGGCGACGTCAGCGACGGGACGAGCAACACGCTGGCGGTCGGCGAGCGGAAGAGCAAGGACAACGGGTTCGCGGCTCTGTGGGCCGGGTTCAGCGAGGCGTCCGGCGAGACCGTCGGCGGGTCGGGCGGCGCGCAGGGGTGCGTCCGCGCGTACACCTACTACCGGATGCCGGACGGGGTGACCAACACCGGCGTCACGTACCCGGACCTGGCTTACAGCAGCCAGCACACGGGCGGGACCAACTTCGCCCTGTGCGACGGTTCAGTTCGGTTCATCAGTACCGGCATCGCCTGGACCGACCCCAACACCCCCAAGACGTCCTCGGCGTTCGGGACGTTCAACCGGCTCGGCGACCGGGCCGACGGGCTGCCGGTGTCCGATTTTTGA
- a CDS encoding chemotaxis protein CheW, translated as MDKTTEKAGTGHYCTFRLARRLFGFNILAVKEVNTQATFTPIPHAPPEVCGYVNLRGNIVLALDLRLLLGMEPAARTPESRLIIFKAAVGESFGVLVDAIGEIVTLDAGQTEDCRPELEGATGAPRVSELIGGVGKLQGELVILVQAEKLLRAVAKSM; from the coding sequence ATGGATAAGACCACGGAGAAGGCCGGTACCGGCCATTACTGCACGTTTCGTCTGGCCCGGCGGTTGTTCGGATTCAACATTCTCGCGGTCAAGGAAGTCAACACGCAGGCGACGTTCACCCCGATCCCACACGCGCCGCCCGAGGTCTGCGGCTACGTGAACCTGCGCGGCAACATCGTGCTGGCACTCGACCTGCGGCTCTTACTCGGCATGGAGCCGGCCGCGCGGACCCCCGAGAGCCGATTGATCATTTTCAAAGCCGCAGTGGGCGAATCGTTCGGCGTGCTCGTCGACGCCATTGGCGAGATCGTCACGCTGGACGCCGGCCAGACGGAGGACTGCCGCCCGGAACTGGAAGGGGCCACGGGCGCGCCGCGGGTCAGCGAATTGATCGGGGGCGTTGGCAAACTACAAGGCGAGTTGGTGATCCTCGTACAGGCCGAAAAGTTGCTGCGTGCGGTGGCAAAAAGTATGTGA
- a CDS encoding HAMP domain-containing methyl-accepting chemotaxis protein, with protein MNNLKFSYKMSIMIGVLALTAIAITVVAVTQLGSLNNEVRRLVDVSAKSVQTAHEIRIDMLESIRYERNAVISSEDEESKKYVDAARQANDRADRKRDALLKLLGNRSEERAVVNEFGRSWEEFKKIQKEPLQLSIQHTNIKAANLVSGRLQDRTAEAVANLQTLLDPIDRELAAADVPKDAKRSGTLWKKARVLRDLLDELRELNVQSNLHVVAPNDKEKTRIDGLLKDINAKIRADLSELRAGADDRERLELARVVRTVAEIEAIGRDAQALSHENSSGRASEILLGPSRQANLAAIADLDKLVENLTQAMDEDKQDAERAYQSNKWWMVCGATAGISFSLALAVWISRSMTRSLGQCADLFNGVAKGDLTCRMNLDQKDEIGQLARAMDKVSETLHGVVGQIRGVSQAISASSDDLSRVSHGLLTQSEEMSVQAVSVASGTEQMATNITTMAATAEEMSVNMSSISSASEEISVNVGTIAQAADDTAKNVEAVNSAIDGITRAFQTIAGDAREGAHVTDRARQMAARATETMNALDASASEINKVTEVIKMIALQTNLLALNATIEATSAGEAGKGFAVVAGEIKELAGQSARAAEEIARKIEGIQGSTRDAVKVIDGVAQTIDTINSSAGRISEAVANQTQVAQNIFNNVGEASRRVANIAKSIAEVSKGATDMSRNTGEASKGATDVSRNSTEAARAAEQVAANIHDVSQATKESTASASKVNQSAKDLHNIAAELIKAVGQFRLEK; from the coding sequence ATGAACAACCTGAAGTTCAGCTACAAGATGTCGATCATGATCGGGGTGTTGGCTCTGACGGCCATCGCCATTACTGTGGTCGCGGTCACGCAACTCGGCTCGCTCAACAACGAGGTGCGGCGCCTCGTCGACGTCTCGGCCAAGAGCGTGCAGACCGCGCACGAAATCCGGATCGATATGCTCGAGTCGATCCGCTACGAGCGGAACGCGGTCATCTCCTCCGAGGACGAGGAGTCCAAGAAATATGTCGACGCGGCGCGACAGGCGAATGACCGCGCCGATCGTAAACGCGACGCGCTCCTCAAGCTCCTCGGTAATCGGAGCGAAGAGCGCGCGGTGGTGAACGAATTCGGCCGCAGTTGGGAGGAGTTCAAAAAAATTCAGAAAGAGCCACTGCAACTGTCGATCCAACACACGAACATTAAGGCCGCGAACTTGGTGTCCGGCCGCCTCCAGGACCGGACCGCCGAGGCCGTCGCGAACCTTCAAACATTGCTCGACCCGATTGACCGCGAGTTGGCCGCCGCGGACGTGCCCAAGGACGCCAAGCGGTCCGGCACGCTGTGGAAGAAGGCCCGCGTGCTCCGCGACCTGCTCGATGAACTGCGCGAACTGAACGTCCAATCGAACTTGCACGTCGTGGCACCAAACGACAAGGAAAAAACGCGCATCGACGGGCTCCTCAAGGACATCAATGCGAAGATCCGGGCCGACTTGAGCGAATTGCGCGCCGGCGCCGACGACCGCGAGCGGCTCGAGTTGGCCCGCGTCGTCCGGACGGTAGCCGAGATCGAGGCCATCGGCCGAGACGCGCAGGCCCTGTCGCACGAAAACAGTTCGGGCCGGGCGAGCGAGATTCTGCTGGGGCCGTCGCGTCAGGCGAACCTTGCCGCCATTGCCGACCTCGACAAGTTGGTCGAAAACCTGACGCAGGCAATGGACGAGGACAAACAGGACGCGGAGCGCGCCTACCAATCGAACAAGTGGTGGATGGTTTGCGGCGCCACCGCCGGCATCTCGTTCAGCCTGGCGCTGGCCGTTTGGATCAGCCGGTCGATGACCCGGTCGCTCGGTCAGTGCGCCGATCTCTTCAACGGGGTTGCCAAAGGGGATCTTACCTGCCGAATGAATCTCGACCAAAAAGACGAGATCGGCCAACTCGCCCGAGCGATGGATAAGGTGAGCGAGACGCTTCACGGGGTCGTCGGTCAGATCCGCGGCGTGTCGCAGGCGATATCGGCGTCCTCCGATGACCTGTCGCGTGTTTCACACGGGCTGTTGACGCAGAGCGAGGAAATGAGCGTGCAAGCGGTCTCGGTGGCCAGCGGCACCGAGCAGATGGCGACCAACATCACCACGATGGCCGCCACCGCCGAAGAAATGAGCGTTAACATGTCGTCGATCTCGTCGGCGAGCGAAGAAATCAGCGTCAACGTCGGCACCATCGCCCAGGCCGCCGACGACACCGCCAAGAACGTCGAAGCCGTGAACTCGGCCATTGACGGTATCACCCGGGCGTTCCAAACCATCGCGGGCGACGCCCGAGAGGGTGCCCATGTTACAGACCGGGCGCGTCAAATGGCCGCCCGCGCGACGGAGACGATGAACGCCCTCGATGCGTCGGCCAGCGAGATCAACAAAGTAACCGAGGTGATCAAAATGATCGCCTTGCAAACGAACCTGTTGGCCCTGAACGCCACGATCGAGGCGACTTCGGCCGGGGAAGCGGGTAAGGGCTTCGCTGTGGTGGCCGGCGAAATCAAGGAACTGGCGGGTCAAAGTGCCCGCGCGGCGGAAGAGATCGCCCGGAAAATCGAAGGCATTCAGGGGAGCACGCGCGACGCGGTCAAGGTGATCGACGGGGTGGCCCAGACCATCGACACCATCAACTCTTCGGCCGGGCGCATTTCCGAGGCCGTGGCCAATCAGACTCAGGTCGCACAGAATATCTTCAATAACGTCGGGGAAGCCAGCCGCCGCGTGGCGAACATCGCGAAGTCGATCGCCGAAGTCTCGAAGGGAGCGACCGACATGTCGCGCAACACCGGCGAGGCCTCGAAGGGGGCGACCGACGTGTCGCGCAACAGTACCGAGGCGGCTCGGGCGGCCGAGCAGGTCGCGGCCAACATCCACGACGTCAGCCAGGCGACCAAGGAGAGCACGGCCAGTGCCTCCAAGGTCAACCAGTCCGCCAAGGATCTGCACAACATTGCCGCCGAGCTCATCAAGGCCGTCGGCCAGTTCCGGCTGGAGAAGTGA
- a CDS encoding fused response regulator/phosphatase, whose amino-acid sequence MELTMKSQIKEATIDRAIRVLLVDDQTIIGESVRRMLATETDIELHFCQDPLKALEMARAVRPTVILQDLVMPDVDGLMLVKFFRVNPLTRETPMIVLSSKEEAAVKAQAFALGANDYLVKLPDKVELIARIRYHSRAYLTLLERNEAARLLQESQRLLAQEIRRAAEYVQSLLPAKLKAPVRTDWRFVPSMHLGGDMFGHHWLDPDHLAIYLLDVSGHGVGSSLMAVSAMNVLAGQSLPNTDFRDPVAVLKGLNQIFQMEKHNEKYFTLWYGVYRRASRELVFGNAGHPATLLFTGPSEDQARRQELASHGFAIGMVPEFEYESEVVKLDAYARLLIYSDGVFEIELPQGGMWTFEEFVEHVSGLSPAGGSIIDQLLAHVRALHGSETLGDDFSMVEIHF is encoded by the coding sequence ATGGAATTGACGATGAAATCGCAAATAAAAGAAGCAACAATCGATCGCGCCATAAGGGTACTACTGGTTGACGATCAGACTATTATCGGCGAATCCGTTCGACGAATGCTGGCCACGGAAACCGACATCGAGCTGCACTTTTGTCAGGACCCCCTCAAGGCGCTGGAGATGGCGCGCGCGGTGCGGCCGACCGTGATCCTCCAAGATCTGGTGATGCCGGATGTTGACGGACTCATGTTGGTCAAGTTCTTTCGGGTCAACCCGTTGACGCGCGAAACGCCGATGATCGTGCTTTCGAGCAAAGAAGAAGCCGCCGTCAAGGCGCAGGCCTTCGCACTGGGCGCCAATGATTATCTTGTCAAATTACCGGACAAAGTTGAGCTGATCGCCCGCATCCGTTACCACTCGCGCGCCTACCTGACGCTGCTGGAACGCAACGAGGCGGCCCGCCTCTTGCAGGAGAGCCAGCGCTTGTTGGCGCAAGAGATCCGGCGGGCCGCGGAGTACGTGCAATCGCTCCTGCCGGCGAAACTCAAGGCGCCCGTCCGGACCGATTGGCGCTTCGTGCCGTCGATGCACCTCGGCGGCGACATGTTCGGTCACCACTGGCTCGATCCCGACCACCTGGCCATCTATTTGTTGGACGTCAGCGGTCACGGCGTCGGTTCGTCCTTGATGGCGGTGTCCGCGATGAACGTCCTGGCGGGGCAGTCCCTGCCGAACACGGACTTCCGTGACCCCGTCGCCGTGCTGAAGGGGCTGAATCAGATCTTCCAGATGGAGAAGCACAACGAGAAGTATTTCACCCTCTGGTACGGCGTGTATCGTCGGGCTTCGCGCGAACTGGTTTTCGGCAACGCGGGGCACCCGGCGACGCTGCTGTTTACGGGGCCATCGGAGGACCAAGCGCGGCGCCAGGAACTCGCATCCCACGGGTTCGCCATCGGCATGGTGCCGGAATTCGAGTACGAGTCCGAGGTCGTCAAACTGGATGCCTACGCCCGGTTGCTGATCTACAGTGACGGCGTGTTCGAGATCGAACTACCGCAAGGCGGCATGTGGACGTTTGAAGAGTTCGTCGAGCACGTATCGGGGCTCTCGCCGGCGGGCGGGTCGATCATCGATCAACTCTTGGCACACGTTCGGGCACTGCACGGTTCCGAAACGCTGGGCGACGACTTTTCGATGGTCGAGATCCACTTTTGA
- a CDS encoding LysR family transcriptional regulator, which produces MSRVGISESQVRRLAHKVGAELVAERDRKAVEHRRRQLASRTGVVPEVVVVEVDGGRIRTRAAGAAPGVHEAQNKEDKIAGLATLKGPTFAADPCPEPPESFLCPRRVQRLVSQMKGHSGRDDTQETPDESTTAGVEPIATGSAGRWSPEKLVRTCVASLGSSCSFGPLVAAEAQERHFYEARRRAFVADGAAYNWSIHEGYFRDFEPVVDLLHVLCYVYSSARAVGGDESGGWRQYEAWMRSCWKGRVAEVLVELDGWHERLGESPAGEARTAEDRRDPRRLVAEARCYLRNNEKRMDYPRYRREGLPTTSSLVESLVGEFSARVKGKQKHWNRPDGAESILQLRAAVLSEDDRLSRYFTDRSGSPFRKRQPVEKDDTPNTQTAA; this is translated from the coding sequence ATGTCGCGGGTCGGCATCAGCGAGAGCCAGGTCCGCCGGCTGGCCCACAAGGTCGGGGCGGAACTGGTCGCCGAACGGGACCGGAAGGCGGTCGAGCACCGCCGCCGGCAACTGGCCTCGCGGACGGGGGTGGTTCCCGAGGTCGTCGTGGTGGAGGTCGATGGGGGGCGCATCCGTACCCGCGCGGCGGGGGCGGCCCCTGGTGTCCACGAAGCCCAGAACAAGGAGGACAAGATCGCCGGTCTGGCCACGTTGAAGGGTCCGACGTTCGCCGCCGACCCGTGCCCCGAACCGCCGGAGTCGTTCCTCTGCCCCCGCCGGGTGCAACGTCTGGTGAGCCAGATGAAGGGGCACTCGGGTCGGGACGATACCCAAGAAACCCCGGACGAATCGACCACGGCCGGAGTCGAGCCGATCGCGACCGGGTCGGCCGGGCGGTGGTCACCGGAGAAGTTGGTGCGGACGTGTGTGGCGAGCCTGGGATCGAGTTGTTCGTTCGGCCCGTTGGTGGCGGCGGAGGCCCAAGAGCGGCACTTCTACGAGGCGAGGCGCCGGGCGTTCGTGGCCGACGGGGCGGCGTACAACTGGTCGATCCACGAGGGGTACTTCCGGGACTTCGAGCCGGTCGTGGACCTGTTGCACGTGCTGTGCTACGTGTACTCGTCGGCGCGTGCGGTGGGCGGGGACGAGTCGGGCGGGTGGCGACAGTACGAGGCGTGGATGCGTTCGTGTTGGAAGGGCCGGGTCGCCGAGGTGCTGGTGGAGTTGGACGGGTGGCACGAACGCCTGGGAGAGTCGCCGGCGGGTGAGGCAAGGACGGCGGAGGACCGCCGTGACCCACGTCGGTTGGTGGCCGAGGCGAGGTGCTACCTGAGGAACAACGAGAAGCGGATGGACTACCCGAGATACCGGCGTGAGGGGTTGCCGACGACGAGCAGCCTGGTGGAGTCGCTGGTGGGTGAGTTCAGCGCTCGTGTGAAAGGGAAGCAGAAGCACTGGAACCGCCCGGACGGGGCCGAATCCATCCTGCAACTCCGGGCGGCCGTTCTGAGCGAGGACGATCGCTTGAGTCGGTACTTCACTGACCGATCCGGAAGCCCGTTCCGGAAACGGCAGCCAGTGGAGAAAGACGACACCCCAAACACGCAAACCGCGGCGTGA